The Chloroflexota bacterium DNA window CCCACCCGATCGCACAGATCCTCCTCCGTCACCGGCTCAATCAGGATATCCGCCACGTCAAAGCGCAGCAGAGTGATCACGGAGGGCAAAGCGCCCGGAGGGCTGATGACCAACCACACGGCCTCCGGGATCGCCTCTCGGAGTGCGGCAAATCCCTCCAACCCCGCCGCCACGCACCGGCCATCCAACACCATGACGTCTGGGAAGGTGGTGCGCGCCTGCGATGCCGCCCGGCTCATCCCCTCCACCGCATCCACTTGATATCCGGCCTTCTCCAGGGCTCGCGCCCACGGCTGCGCCACATCCAACTGGCTGGCGACCACCAGGACCCGGACACTGCCCTCTGACACGTTTCGCCCCTCCACCTTGCTCAATCGCGTTTCCTCAAACAAGTGAATCCCCTACGCTCTATCCGCGACGGCCTCCACACCGCCCATGTAATCGCGGACATGGGGAAAGCCCCCTCTCCCCACTTATACCGAATCAGGTTCCCGCCCCCCGCTCAGGGCGACTGCGACGGCGACCGCGTAATCACGGCCGTGGGAAAGGCTGATCGCCCACTCCGTCAGCCCCAGCTCCTGCGCCCGGGCGCGGGCACGGCCGTGCAGGACCACGTGCGGCTGCCCGATGGGTGAACGCTCCACCTCGATCTCCGTCCACCCCACCTCCATCCAGCCGCAGGTCAACGCCTTGCTGACGGCCTCCTTAGCCGCCCAACGCACGGCCAGCGATGCCACACGCCCGGCACAATACTTCAGCTCCGAGGGCGTGTAGACCCGCCGCAGAAACCGATCGCCCCATCGAGCGATCATGGCCTCGATGCGATCCAGCTCGACGATGTCCACCCCTACGGCCAACACGGCTGCTACCCCTCCTGCGGCCCGGCAAGGCCCAGCGCATACGCCTCCGGCCTCAGGTGCCGGGCGACCACCTCTCGCACCTGCTCCGCCGTGATCCCATTGATCAGATCCGGATAGCGCTGCAGATAGTCGAGCCCCAGCTCATACCACTCCATATCCAGGATCACGCTGGCCACACCGCTGTTGGTCTCCAAGCGCAAGGGCAGGGAGCCGGTCAGGTAAGCCTTTGAATCGGCCAGCTCCTCCTCCGGCACCAACTCCCTCCCCATCCGGGCGATCTCCTCCTCGATGCTGGCGATGGCCCGGTCGACGTTGGCGGGATCCACGCCGGCGATGGCGGCCCAGGGCCCAGGCCCCTTGTCCGCCTGCAACGTGCTATACACGTAATAGGCCAGCCCCTGCTGTTCCCGCACGTGTTCGCCCAGCCGGCCCATCAGGCCGAACACGCCCAACACCGTGTTCGCCAACAAGGCGGCGTAGAAATCGGGATCGCCCCGGGTCATCGCCGGCACCCCCATCACCAGGTCCGTCTGACTCTTCCCGTTCATGGGGACCACCTTGCGGCGCACGCCATCCAGGGAGGAGACCGGGGGCACCTCGACCTCCACCGGGGCGACCTCCGGTTCCCAACGTCCCAGGGTGCCAGCCAACAGATCGATCACCTGCCCGGTATCGACGGCGCCCACAATGGCGATCGCCCCTCCCCGCGGGCCGTAAAATCGCCGGTAGAACGAGATCAGATCCTCTCGGCTGATGTCCCGCACCGTGTCCGGGTATCCGGCCGGCGAGAGGCGATACGGATGCCCCTCCGGATATGCCGCCTCCCGAAAGGCCAGGCTGGCCATCTGCCGGGTGTCGTTCTCCCGCTCCTGCAGAGCCGTAAGCTTCTGCCCGCGCACCCGCTCTACATGCTCCTCCGGGAAGGTGGGATGCTGCAATATGTCCGCCAGGATCTCGATCAGAAGGCCCAGATCCTCCGCCAGGCACTGGCCGGAGAAGCCGGAAGTGTGACGGCCCGACCCGAAGCTGAGGGAGGCCCCCACCGACTCGATCGTCTCGTTGATCTCCGAGAAAGTGCGCGTCTCCGTGCCCCGCATCAGCATGGACGCGACGAAGCTGGCCAGCCCCGCCTGCTGCGGCGGCTCGTAGATGCTCCCGGCCTGCACATATCCTTCCAGCACGACGGCCGGGCTGGCGTGATTCTCCCGCACCAGCACGACCAGTCCATTGTCCAGCACGTGCCGGGTGATATCCTCCGGCCCCGGAATGGATGTATGGCGCTTACCCATGTTCACCTCTGTTCGTCCCATCACCGTGATTCACGTCTTCCGGCAGAAACCAGCCCGTCGTCCGATTCGTCGCCACGAGATACGTCTGCGCAACTCGCTGGATATCCTCCGCCGTCACCGCCGCCACCCGATCCAGATAGGCCTCCAGCCACTCAGGCGACACCACCGTCTCGGTGAAGCCAAGCCAGTAAGCCTGATCGGTGACGCTCTCACTGCCATAGACGAACTCGGCCCGGGTTTGCTTGATCGCCTTGGCCATCTCCTCCGGGCTGACCGGCTCCTCCTGCAATCGCTCCAGCTCCCGAAGGATCGCCTCCTCCACCTCCGAGGCACTGCGTCCGGCGCGCACAGTGGCAGTGCAACTATACAGGTAGGGGTCGATGGTTGGCAAGAGGAAAGTGGACACATCCAGAGCCAG harbors:
- the acpS gene encoding holo-[acyl-carrier-protein] synthase; protein product: MLAVGVDIVELDRIEAMIARWGDRFLRRVYTPSELKYCAGRVASLAVRWAAKEAVSKALTCGWMEVGWTEIEVERSPIGQPHVVLHGRARARAQELGLTEWAISLSHGRDYAVAVAVALSGGREPDSV
- a CDS encoding insulinase family protein, with the protein product MGKRHTSIPGPEDITRHVLDNGLVVLVRENHASPAVVLEGYVQAGSIYEPPQQAGLASFVASMLMRGTETRTFSEINETIESVGASLSFGSGRHTSGFSGQCLAEDLGLLIEILADILQHPTFPEEHVERVRGQKLTALQERENDTRQMASLAFREAAYPEGHPYRLSPAGYPDTVRDISREDLISFYRRFYGPRGGAIAIVGAVDTGQVIDLLAGTLGRWEPEVAPVEVEVPPVSSLDGVRRKVVPMNGKSQTDLVMGVPAMTRGDPDFYAALLANTVLGVFGLMGRLGEHVREQQGLAYYVYSTLQADKGPGPWAAIAGVDPANVDRAIASIEEEIARMGRELVPEEELADSKAYLTGSLPLRLETNSGVASVILDMEWYELGLDYLQRYPDLINGITAEQVREVVARHLRPEAYALGLAGPQEG